In a single window of the Pseudomonas oryzihabitans genome:
- a CDS encoding 7-cyano-7-deazaguanine/7-aminomethyl-7-deazaguanine transporter, translating into MSALPATPRRALVAALVGFHILIIIASNYLVQLPLQLFGWHTTWGAFSFPFIFLATDLTVRVMGKAPARQVIARVMVPALVVSYLVSVLFQDGGFQGWTALAVVNVFVLRISLASFCAYVLGQLLDIQVFDRLRRSPHWWLAPTASTLFGNGLDTLAFFFVAFWRSDNPFMASHWPEIALVDYGVKLTVSLLLFVPLYGVLLRSLVPQALARRPDLA; encoded by the coding sequence ATGTCTGCCTTGCCTGCTACCCCGCGGCGTGCCCTGGTGGCCGCCCTCGTCGGTTTCCACATCCTCATCATCATCGCCAGCAATTACCTGGTGCAGCTCCCGCTGCAGCTCTTCGGCTGGCATACCACCTGGGGCGCCTTCAGCTTCCCCTTCATCTTCCTGGCCACCGACCTTACCGTCCGGGTAATGGGCAAGGCTCCTGCGCGCCAGGTCATCGCGCGGGTAATGGTCCCGGCGCTGGTGGTCTCCTACCTGGTTTCCGTGCTGTTCCAGGACGGCGGCTTCCAGGGCTGGACGGCGCTGGCCGTGGTCAACGTCTTTGTCCTGCGCATTTCGCTGGCCAGCTTTTGCGCCTACGTGCTCGGCCAACTGCTCGACATTCAGGTGTTCGACCGGCTGCGGCGCTCACCCCACTGGTGGCTGGCGCCAACCGCCTCGACCCTGTTCGGCAATGGGCTCGATACCCTCGCCTTCTTCTTCGTGGCCTTCTGGCGCAGCGACAACCCCTTCATGGCCAGTCACTGGCCGGAGATCGCCCTGGTCGACTATGGCGTCAAGCTGACGGTCAGCCTGCTGCTCTTCGTGCCGCTCTACGGGGTGCTGTTGCGCTCCCTGGTGCCCCAGGCCCTGGCGCGCCGCCCTGATCTGGCCTGA
- a CDS encoding NADP(H)-dependent aldo-keto reductase, translating into MHFRSLGRTDLKVSAIALGTMTWGEQNTEAEAFEQLRAAKAAGVNFIDTAEMYPVPPRAETYTRTETIIGNYFRQQGDRADWILASKAAGPGRDMDYIREGGLAFTKANLTAALDASLKRLNTDYLDLYQLHWPDRRTNYFGQLGYEHSEAAFTPLEETLEALDGLVRAGKVRHVGLSNETPWGVQQFLHLSETRGWPRVVSIQNPYNLLNRSFEVGLAEQAIREQVGLLAYSPLAFGVLAGKYLQGARPDGARLTLFERFQRYSNPQAQRAAQAYVELARDRGLDPAQMALAFVTSRPFVTSNIIGATSLAQLESNLASSELVLDSETLAAIEAIHVAQPNPAP; encoded by the coding sequence ATGCACTTTCGATCGCTGGGTCGTACCGATCTCAAGGTTAGCGCCATCGCGCTGGGCACCATGACCTGGGGTGAGCAGAACACCGAAGCCGAGGCCTTCGAGCAGCTGCGCGCTGCCAAGGCTGCCGGGGTCAACTTCATCGACACGGCGGAGATGTATCCGGTACCGCCGCGCGCCGAAACCTATACCCGTACCGAAACCATCATCGGCAACTATTTTCGCCAGCAGGGTGACCGCGCCGACTGGATACTGGCCAGCAAGGCGGCCGGTCCCGGGCGCGACATGGACTATATCCGCGAGGGCGGGCTGGCGTTCACAAAGGCCAATCTCACCGCGGCGCTGGACGCCAGTCTCAAGCGCCTCAACACCGACTACCTGGATCTCTACCAGCTGCACTGGCCGGATCGCCGGACGAACTACTTCGGTCAGCTGGGTTATGAGCACAGCGAGGCGGCCTTCACGCCCCTGGAAGAGACTCTCGAAGCCCTCGACGGCCTGGTGCGCGCGGGCAAGGTCCGCCATGTGGGCCTGTCCAACGAAACGCCATGGGGCGTGCAGCAGTTTCTGCACCTGAGCGAGACCCGGGGCTGGCCGCGGGTGGTCTCCATCCAGAATCCCTACAACCTGCTCAATCGCAGCTTCGAAGTCGGTCTGGCCGAGCAGGCCATCCGTGAGCAGGTGGGCTTGCTGGCCTATTCGCCGCTCGCCTTTGGCGTGCTGGCTGGCAAATACCTGCAGGGCGCCCGTCCGGACGGTGCCCGGCTGACCCTGTTCGAGCGCTTCCAGCGCTACAGCAATCCCCAGGCGCAGCGTGCCGCCCAGGCCTATGTCGAGTTGGCGCGGGACCGTGGTCTGGATCCGGCGCAGATGGCTCTGGCTTTCGTCACCAGCCGCCCCTTCGTGACCAGCAACATCATCGGCGCCACCTCGCTCGCCCAGCTGGAAAGCAATCTGGCGAGCAGCGAACTGGTACTGGACAGCGAAACGCTGGCCGCCATCGAAGCCATCCACGTCGCCCAGCCCAATCCGGCGCCTTGA
- a CDS encoding glutamine amidotransferase-related protein has translation MASYEIVLLGDQDASILAHQAIPQALALAATELGVVLRPRWLPSVEADGALRACDGLWCVPGSPYRNREGVLATIRTVREQRIPFLGTCGGLQYALLEYAHSVLGWADAAHAEENPLTTRALLAPLSCARVEFHNELRLLPDSRLIGLDGSERARAAYHCRFGVNAEYLPALLAAGWRVLAWDDEELPVAFELQTHPCHFGTLYQPEREALAGQVPVAVRSWLKAVIAARAEQP, from the coding sequence ATGGCGTCATACGAGATCGTGCTCCTGGGTGATCAAGATGCTTCCATCCTCGCTCATCAGGCCATTCCACAGGCCCTGGCGCTGGCTGCCACGGAGCTCGGCGTCGTACTGCGGCCGCGCTGGCTGCCGAGCGTGGAAGCGGATGGCGCGCTGCGCGCCTGTGACGGTCTCTGGTGCGTCCCGGGCAGCCCCTATCGTAATCGTGAAGGTGTCCTGGCGACGATCCGCACGGTCCGGGAGCAGCGGATTCCTTTTCTCGGTACCTGCGGCGGTCTGCAGTATGCGTTGCTGGAATACGCCCACTCGGTGCTGGGCTGGGCCGATGCCGCCCACGCCGAGGAAAATCCATTGACGACACGGGCATTGCTGGCGCCGCTGAGCTGTGCCCGCGTTGAATTTCACAATGAACTCCGTCTGCTACCGGATTCGCGGCTGATAGGGCTGGACGGAAGCGAGCGGGCCCGGGCTGCCTATCATTGTCGCTTCGGCGTGAATGCCGAGTACCTGCCGGCGCTGCTCGCCGCGGGCTGGCGCGTGCTGGCCTGGGATGACGAAGAGCTGCCGGTCGCCTTCGAACTCCAGACCCATCCCTGTCATTTCGGCACCCTCTACCAGCCGGAACGCGAAGCGCTGGCCGGGCAGGTGCCGGTGGCGGTGCGGTCCTGGCTGAAGGCGGTTATCGCCGCCCGGGCAGAGCAGCCATGA
- a CDS encoding antibiotic biosynthesis monooxygenase family protein has product MSRVAVPEDCVVVAFVSQRADEDPAYERMARRMLELAQEQPGFLAVESVRGADGLGITLSYWVDQASAAAWGTHPEHREAQRLGHERWYRWHDIRVMRLLSSRSGAGVTPPEPPPGPA; this is encoded by the coding sequence ATGAGCCGGGTGGCCGTGCCTGAGGACTGCGTAGTCGTCGCCTTCGTCTCACAGCGCGCGGACGAGGATCCCGCCTATGAGCGGATGGCCAGGCGCATGCTGGAGCTGGCGCAGGAGCAGCCGGGCTTTCTGGCGGTGGAGTCGGTGCGTGGCGCCGATGGCCTGGGCATCACGCTGTCCTACTGGGTCGACCAGGCCTCCGCGGCGGCCTGGGGCACCCATCCGGAGCATCGCGAGGCGCAACGGCTGGGCCATGAACGCTGGTATCGCTGGCATGACATCCGGGTCATGCGGCTGCTGTCGTCGCGTTCCGGGGCCGGCGTCACTCCACCCGAACCGCCCCCAGGGCCGGCGTGA
- the galU gene encoding UTP--glucose-1-phosphate uridylyltransferase GalU, translated as MITKCLFPAAGYGTRFLPATKAMPKEMLPIVNKPLVQYAVEEALEAGLHQIGIVTGRGKRSLEDHFDISYELESQIKNTDKEKYLVGIRKLIDNCTFSYTRQVEMKGLGHAILTGRPLIGDEPFAVVLADDLCLNLDGDSVLKQMVKLYNQFRCSIVAIQEVPANETNKYGVIAGEMIRDDIYRVNNMVEKPKPEDAPSNLAIIGRYILTPDIFDLIEQTEPGKGGEIQITDALMKQAQDGCVLAYKFKGQRFDCGSAEGFVEATNFCFENLYKAL; from the coding sequence ATGATCACCAAATGTCTGTTTCCGGCAGCCGGCTATGGCACTCGTTTTCTCCCCGCGACCAAGGCCATGCCCAAGGAAATGCTGCCCATCGTGAACAAGCCTCTGGTGCAGTACGCCGTGGAGGAAGCTCTGGAGGCGGGCCTGCATCAAATCGGAATCGTCACCGGCCGTGGCAAGCGTTCGCTGGAAGACCATTTCGACATCAGCTACGAGCTGGAAAGCCAGATCAAGAACACCGACAAGGAAAAGTACCTGGTCGGCATTCGTAAACTGATCGACAACTGCACCTTCTCCTACACCCGTCAGGTGGAGATGAAGGGCCTGGGCCACGCCATCCTGACCGGCCGTCCGCTGATCGGTGACGAGCCCTTTGCCGTGGTGCTGGCGGACGACCTTTGCCTGAACCTCGACGGCGACAGCGTCCTCAAGCAGATGGTGAAGCTCTACAACCAGTTCCGCTGCTCCATCGTGGCCATCCAGGAAGTCCCGGCCAACGAGACCAACAAGTACGGTGTGATCGCCGGCGAGATGATCCGTGACGACATCTACCGCGTGAACAACATGGTCGAGAAGCCCAAGCCGGAAGATGCTCCTTCCAACCTGGCGATCATCGGTCGCTACATCCTGACGCCGGACATCTTCGACCTGATCGAGCAGACCGAGCCGGGCAAGGGTGGCGAGATCCAGATCACCGACGCCCTGATGAAGCAGGCTCAGGACGGTTGCGTGCTGGCCTACAAATTCAAGGGTCAGCGGTTCGATTGCGGTAGCGCGGAAGGCTTCGTCGAAGCCACCAACTTCTGCTTCGAGAATCTGTACAAGGCGCTGTAA
- the gorA gene encoding glutathione-disulfide reductase has product MTTYDFDLFVIGAGSGGVRAARFAADLGARVAVAESRYLGGTCVNVGCMPKKYFIYGASFRDEFRQARGYGWDAEVPAFDWNTLVASKDHEIRRLNGIYRALLVNSGVTLLEAHARILDPHTVEVEGQRYRCERILIATGGWPDVPDFPGREHAITSNEAFYLPELPKRVVVVGGGYIAVEFASIFQGLGAKTTLLYRRELFLRGFDRGVREHLRDEMLKRGHDLQFNADVARIDKAADGSLQVTLKDGSVLEADCVFYATGRRPMLDDLGLENTGVALDERGFIEVGETFQTSEPSIYAIGDVIGRVQLTPVALAEGMTLARHLFSPDSYRPLNYDLIASAVFSLPNLASIGLSEEEARERGHRLKIFQSSFRPTKLSLTEVQERTLMKLVVDADSDQVLGCHMVGPDAGEQIQCLAIALKAGATKACFDDTLGIHPTAAEEWVTMRKPVREDEAR; this is encoded by the coding sequence ATGACGACCTATGATTTCGACCTCTTCGTGATAGGCGCCGGTTCGGGCGGGGTGCGTGCCGCGCGCTTCGCCGCCGACCTCGGTGCCCGGGTGGCGGTAGCGGAAAGCCGCTACCTGGGTGGCACCTGCGTCAACGTGGGCTGCATGCCCAAGAAGTACTTCATCTACGGCGCCTCCTTTCGCGATGAATTCCGCCAGGCGCGTGGCTATGGCTGGGATGCCGAGGTGCCGGCCTTCGACTGGAATACCCTGGTCGCCAGCAAGGACCACGAGATCCGCCGGCTGAATGGCATCTACCGGGCGCTGCTAGTCAACAGTGGGGTGACCCTGCTGGAAGCCCACGCGCGCATCCTCGACCCCCATACCGTCGAGGTGGAAGGCCAGCGCTACCGGTGCGAGCGCATCCTCATCGCCACCGGTGGCTGGCCGGACGTACCCGACTTCCCGGGGCGCGAGCACGCCATCACCTCGAACGAGGCCTTCTACCTGCCTGAGCTGCCCAAGCGGGTCGTGGTGGTGGGCGGTGGCTACATCGCCGTGGAATTCGCGTCGATCTTCCAGGGGCTCGGTGCCAAGACCACCCTGTTGTATCGCCGGGAGCTGTTCCTGCGTGGCTTCGACCGCGGGGTGCGCGAACATCTGCGCGACGAGATGCTCAAGCGTGGCCACGACCTGCAATTCAACGCCGACGTGGCGCGGATCGACAAGGCCGCTGATGGCAGCCTGCAGGTGACGCTCAAGGACGGTAGCGTCCTGGAAGCCGATTGCGTCTTCTACGCCACCGGCCGCCGGCCGATGCTGGATGACCTGGGCCTGGAAAACACGGGCGTCGCCCTGGACGAGCGCGGCTTCATCGAGGTGGGCGAGACCTTCCAGACCTCGGAGCCCTCGATCTATGCCATCGGCGACGTCATTGGCCGGGTGCAGCTGACTCCCGTTGCCCTGGCCGAAGGCATGACCCTGGCGCGCCACCTGTTCAGTCCGGACAGCTATCGTCCGCTGAACTACGATCTGATCGCCAGCGCGGTCTTCAGCCTGCCCAACCTGGCCAGCATCGGCCTGAGCGAGGAGGAGGCCCGCGAACGGGGCCATCGCCTGAAGATCTTCCAGAGCAGCTTCCGGCCGACCAAGCTCAGCCTGACCGAGGTGCAGGAGCGCACCCTGATGAAGCTGGTAGTGGATGCCGACAGCGATCAGGTACTGGGCTGCCACATGGTCGGACCGGATGCCGGCGAGCAGATCCAGTGCCTGGCCATCGCCCTCAAGGCAGGGGCGACCAAGGCGTGCTTCGACGATACCCTGGGCATCCATCCCACGGCAGCGGAGGAGTGGGTGACGATGCGCAAGCCGGTCCGCGAGGACGAGGCGCGCTAG
- a CDS encoding bile acid:sodium symporter family protein, producing MARPRLMPDNFTLLLVATVILASVLPCRGLAAQIANVVTNIAIGLLFFLHGAKLSRQALVAGITHWRLHLLVFAFTFVTFPLLGWALQPLLAPLVTPELYLGVLFMCALPATVQSSIAFVSMARGNVSAAVCSASLSSLLGIFLTPLLVRLLLDAHGGSDGQSTLDAIVKICVQLLLPFVAGQLLRPVIGHWVDRHKGKLKFVDQGSILLVVYTAFSAAVIEGLWRETPMLSLVGLVFICATLLTLVLLATCYSARLLGMSKEDEITVVFCGSKKSLATGVPMAKVLFAGSTMGPVLLPIMLFHQIQLMVCAVLAQRYARREAVEAAPVAAPLPK from the coding sequence ATGGCTCGTCCCCGCCTGATGCCCGATAACTTTACCCTGCTGTTGGTCGCCACGGTGATCCTCGCCAGCGTGCTGCCCTGCCGCGGCCTCGCGGCCCAGATCGCCAACGTGGTGACCAACATCGCCATCGGCCTGCTGTTCTTCCTGCACGGCGCCAAGCTGTCCCGCCAGGCACTGGTGGCGGGCATCACCCACTGGCGGCTGCACCTGCTGGTGTTTGCCTTCACCTTCGTCACCTTTCCACTGCTCGGGTGGGCGTTGCAGCCGCTGCTGGCGCCCCTGGTGACGCCGGAGCTCTACCTTGGTGTGCTGTTCATGTGCGCCCTGCCGGCCACGGTGCAGTCTTCCATTGCCTTCGTTTCCATGGCCCGCGGCAATGTGTCGGCGGCGGTCTGCAGTGCCTCCCTGTCCAGCCTGCTAGGTATCTTCCTCACGCCGCTGCTGGTACGGCTGCTGCTCGACGCCCATGGCGGCTCTGACGGCCAGAGCACCCTGGACGCCATCGTCAAGATCTGCGTCCAGTTGCTGCTGCCCTTCGTCGCCGGCCAGCTGCTGCGCCCGGTCATCGGCCACTGGGTGGACCGCCACAAGGGCAAGCTCAAGTTCGTCGACCAGGGTTCCATCCTGCTGGTGGTCTATACCGCCTTCAGTGCCGCGGTGATCGAAGGCCTGTGGCGAGAAACGCCGATGCTGTCGCTGGTGGGCCTGGTGTTCATCTGCGCGACCCTGCTGACCTTGGTGCTGCTCGCCACCTGTTACAGCGCACGGCTGCTGGGCATGAGCAAGGAAGACGAGATCACCGTGGTCTTCTGCGGCTCCAAGAAGAGCCTGGCCACGGGCGTACCCATGGCCAAGGTACTGTTCGCCGGCAGCACCATGGGTCCGGTGCTGCTGCCGATCATGCTGTTCCACCAGATCCAGCTGATGGTCTGCGCGGTGCTGGCGCAGCGCTATGCCCGGCGTGAGGCGGTGGAAGCCGCGCCCGTCGCGGCGCCGCTTCCCAAGTGA
- a CDS encoding AraC family transcriptional regulator: MMSSNGQSAVERPVPELTNLPRRLYARVESLAQPAWTPWHRHPWGQLSYAIKGVLTVTTAEGSYVAPPQRAVWIAADVEHQVRSSPKAEMRSLYVGAEAAPYVGERCRVVAVSPLIRELIKTFSGFAREYDEAGPEGRLVSVMLDQLQAAPEVGLSLPAPQDGRLRLLCEALAANPSDERTLAQWSGVLGASEKTLSRAFLRDTELTFRTWRQRLRLISALERLEQGVAVTEVALDCGYNSPSAFIAAFRRQFGATPGAFALGV, encoded by the coding sequence ATGATGTCGTCAAACGGACAGTCTGCGGTCGAACGTCCCGTTCCCGAACTCACCAACCTGCCGCGGCGCCTCTATGCCCGGGTCGAATCCCTGGCGCAACCCGCCTGGACGCCCTGGCACCGGCACCCCTGGGGGCAGCTGTCCTATGCCATCAAGGGTGTGCTGACGGTGACCACGGCCGAAGGCAGCTACGTGGCACCGCCACAGCGGGCGGTGTGGATCGCCGCCGATGTCGAGCACCAGGTGCGCTCTTCGCCCAAGGCCGAGATGCGCAGTCTCTATGTGGGCGCCGAGGCAGCGCCCTACGTAGGCGAGCGCTGTCGGGTGGTGGCGGTGAGTCCGTTGATTCGCGAGCTGATCAAGACCTTCAGTGGCTTCGCGCGGGAGTATGACGAGGCAGGGCCCGAGGGTAGGCTGGTGTCGGTGATGCTGGACCAGTTGCAGGCGGCGCCGGAAGTGGGGCTGTCCCTGCCGGCGCCGCAGGACGGTCGGTTGCGTCTGCTGTGCGAGGCGCTGGCGGCCAATCCGTCGGACGAACGCACCCTGGCGCAGTGGTCAGGGGTGCTGGGGGCTTCGGAAAAGACCCTGAGTCGGGCCTTCCTGCGTGATACCGAGTTGACCTTCCGAACCTGGCGGCAGCGGTTGCGGCTGATCAGTGCGCTGGAGCGCCTGGAGCAGGGCGTTGCGGTCACGGAAGTCGCCCTGGACTGCGGCTACAACTCACCGTCGGCCTTTATCGCCGCCTTTCGCCGGCAGTTCGGCGCGACACCCGGGGCCTTCGCCCTGGGCGTCTAG
- a CDS encoding glycosyltransferase encodes MIGAVIPAHNEEQHVERCLQSVLRAARHPALLGEEVQIVIVLDSCTDGTADIVRRLPVTALEVWACNVGLTRATGAAHLIQRGARWLACTDADSEVAPDWFAAQLAYGADAVCGVVEVDDWAPHSPSLRARYEAAYHDREGHQHIHGANFGISATAYLQAGGFPSITVDEDVSLVTALKTQGARIAWSNSVRVRTSSRLDCRARGGFGDYLSLLGATA; translated from the coding sequence ATGATAGGTGCCGTGATACCTGCCCATAACGAAGAGCAACACGTCGAACGCTGTCTGCAATCCGTTCTACGCGCAGCACGGCATCCGGCCCTGCTGGGTGAAGAGGTCCAGATCGTCATCGTTCTGGACAGCTGCACCGATGGCACCGCCGACATCGTCCGGCGTCTGCCGGTGACCGCTCTGGAGGTCTGGGCGTGCAACGTAGGCCTGACCCGGGCGACGGGCGCCGCGCACCTGATCCAACGCGGCGCCCGCTGGCTGGCCTGCACCGATGCGGACTCCGAGGTGGCGCCGGACTGGTTCGCCGCCCAGCTCGCCTATGGTGCCGACGCGGTCTGTGGCGTAGTCGAGGTGGACGACTGGGCTCCCCACTCGCCCAGCCTGAGAGCCCGCTACGAGGCGGCCTATCATGACCGTGAAGGCCATCAGCACATCCATGGCGCCAACTTCGGCATCTCGGCGACGGCCTATCTGCAGGCTGGGGGCTTCCCGTCAATTACCGTGGACGAGGACGTCAGCCTGGTCACGGCGCTCAAGACCCAGGGCGCGCGGATCGCCTGGAGCAACAGCGTACGCGTCCGTACCAGCTCGCGGCTGGACTGCCGCGCCCGGGGTGGCTTTGGTGATTACCTGAGCCTGCTCGGCGCCACCGCCTGA